The Cloeon dipterum chromosome 3, ieCloDipt1.1, whole genome shotgun sequence genome includes a region encoding these proteins:
- the LOC135939099 gene encoding sodium-dependent nutrient amino acid transporter 1-like isoform X2, with translation MGKDKYDLRQVEMGNENPGFQTDLSDGRGVITTNGAKGSGEKPVVASKETVQEEDESERQQWANPIEFLLSCIAMSVGLGNVWRFPFTAFENGGGAFLIPYIIVLLIIGKPFYYMELALGQFSSYGPVRLWEVVPGLKGVGIGQMISTTGVFTYYCSIMAVTMFYFFASFQAELPWARCDPSWVDCSDSYGSNGSRSSSEIYFKDFVLQEKDQIDDGIGYPEWRLSLCLLFSWITICLVLIKGVQSSGKAAYFLALFPYVVLIILLIRGATLPGAVNGILYFITPQWEKLLDPQVWYAAVTQSFFSLGVAFGALTFYSSFNPLHHNFHRDAVIVTTMDTFTSLLAGFTIFAILGNLAHEKGVDVSNVVSSGSGLAFISYPETIAKFEHVPQLFSVLFFLMLYTLGIGSAISLVGAVITSYCDQFPDHKRWIVTLVVCIGGFLVGLVYVTPGGQWILDLVDHYSGGFIIYILALTEVIGIAWIYGLENFCRDIEFMLGIKVSWYWRLCWGVISPIFLLAILLYSLVTMESFKYGGKEYPASAQACGWALFAVGVLQIPFWAVWTVCKYYKTSIPQAIKKAFHYTKRWGPKSVKSHQEWELFKEEEKDKFRNESTSYKVAHVLLGVYRRSPRSDTS, from the exons GAGGATGAATCGGAACGACAACAGTGGGCTAACCCGATCGAGTTCCTGCTTTCATGCATTGCAATGTCCGTTGGACTTGGAAATGTGTGGCGCTTCCCATTCACCGCCTTCGAAAACGGCGGAGGAGCCTTCCTCATACCCTATATCATAGTGCTGTTGATCATTGGCAAGCCGTTTTACTACATGGAACTCGCCCTTGGCCAGTTTTCCAGCTATGGCCCCGTCCGTCTTTGGGAAGTGGTGCCTGGATTAAAGG GTGTAGGAATTGGTCAAATGATTTCTACAACAGGCGTTTTCACATACTACTGCTCCATCATGGCGGTCACAATGTTCTACTTCTTCGCCTCATTCCAAGCCGAACTGCCCTGGGCAAGATGCGACCCATCATGGGTGGACTGCAGTGATTCCTATGGGTCTAACGGATCTAGAAGCTCTTCGGAAATATACTTCAA GGATTTCGTGCTGCAGGAAAAGGACCAAATCGACGACGGCATTGGCTACCCTGAGTGGCGCCTTTCGCTATGTCTCCTCTTCTCCTGGATCACCATCTGCCTGGTCCTCATCAAGGGCGTGCAGAGCTCCGGAAAGGCAGCCTACTTCCTCGCACTCTTCCCCTACGTTGTGTTGATCATTCTTCTGATCAGGGGTGCTACCCTTCCAGGAGCTGTCAACGGAATTCTCTACTTCATCACTCCACAGTGGGAAAAACTCCTCGACCCTCAG GTGTGGTACGCAGCAGTTACGCAGTCATTTTTCTCCCTCGGCGTCGCATTTGGAGCCCTCACATTTTACTCCTCGTTCAACCCCCTTCACCACAACTTCCACAG agATGCGGTTATTGTGACCACAATGGACACTTTCACAAGCTTGTTGGCCGGCTTCACAATCTTCGCCATTCTTGGAAATTTGGCCCACGAAAAAGGCGTGGACGTCTCGAATGTTGTGAGCAGTGGCTCAGGATTGGCGTTTATTTCTTACCCTGAAACCATTGCCAAATTTGAACACGTTCCTCAG TTGTTCTCGGTTCTCTTCTTCTTGATGTTGTACACCCTCGGCATTGGCAGCGCTATCTCACTAGTCGGGGCCGTCATCACCTCTTATTGCGACCAGTTCCCAGACCACAAGCGCTGGATAGTTACCCTGGTTGTGTGCATCGGTGGCTTCCTCGTTGGTCTCGTCTACGTCACACCG GGCGGACAATGGATTTTAGACTTGGTCGATCACTACTCTGGCGGCTTCATTATTTATATCCTTGCCCTCACTGAAGTCATCGGCATCGCTTGGATTTACG GATTGGAGAACTTCTGCCGTGATATCGAGTTCATGCTTGGAATCAAGGTCAGCTGGTACTGGAGATTGTGCTGGGGCGTCATTTCTCCTATTTTCCTGCTCGCAATTCTGCTATACAGTCTGGTTACAATGGAGTCGTTCAAGTACGGTGGCAAGGAATATCCCGCATCAGCTCAAG CATGCGGCTGGGCGCTGTTCGCGGTCGGAGTTTTGCAGATTCCTTTCTGGGCTGTGTGGACCGTTTGCAAATACTATAAGACTTCAATTCCTCAG GCAATCAAGAAAGCCTTCCACTACACAAAGAGGTGGGGTCCCAAGAGCGTCAAGTCCCACCAGGAGTGGGAATTGTTCAAAGAAGAGGAAAAGGACAAGTTCCGTAATGAAAGCACCTCTTACAAGGTTGCCCACGTTTTGCTTGGCGTTTACAGGCGAAGCCCCAGATCCGACACTTCCTAA
- the LOC135939099 gene encoding sodium-dependent nutrient amino acid transporter 1-like isoform X1 gives MGKDKYDLRQVEMGNENPGFQTDLSDGRGVITTNGAKGSGEKPVVASKETVQEEDESERQQWANPIEFLLSCIAMSVGLGNVWRFPFTAFENGGGAFLIPYIIVLLIIGKPFYYMELALGQFSSYGPVRLWEVVPGLKGVGIGQMISTTGVFTYYCSIMAVTMFYFFASFQAELPWARCDPSWVDCSDSYGSNGSRSSSEIYFKDFVLQEKDQIDDGIGYPEWRLSLCLLFSWITICLVLIKGVQSSGKAAYFLALFPYVVLIILLIRGATLPGAVNGILYFITPQWEKLLDPQVWYAAVTQCFFSLSVSFGCLQMYSSYNNFRHNVHRDAVIVTTMDTFTSLLAGFTIFAILGNLAHEKGVDVSNVVSSGSGLAFISYPETIAKFEHVPQLFSVLFFLMLYTLGIGSAISLVGAVITSYCDQFPDHKRWIVTLVVCIGGFLVGLVYVTPGGQWILDLVDHYSGGFIIYILALTEVIGIAWIYGLENFCRDIEFMLGIKVSWYWRLCWGVISPIFLLAILLYSLVTMESFKYGGKEYPASAQACGWALFAVGVLQIPFWAVWTVCKYYKTSIPQAIKKAFHYTKRWGPKSVKSHQEWELFKEEEKDKFRNESTSYKVAHVLLGVYRRSPRSDTS, from the exons GAGGATGAATCGGAACGACAACAGTGGGCTAACCCGATCGAGTTCCTGCTTTCATGCATTGCAATGTCCGTTGGACTTGGAAATGTGTGGCGCTTCCCATTCACCGCCTTCGAAAACGGCGGAGGAGCCTTCCTCATACCCTATATCATAGTGCTGTTGATCATTGGCAAGCCGTTTTACTACATGGAACTCGCCCTTGGCCAGTTTTCCAGCTATGGCCCCGTCCGTCTTTGGGAAGTGGTGCCTGGATTAAAGG GTGTAGGAATTGGTCAAATGATTTCTACAACAGGCGTTTTCACATACTACTGCTCCATCATGGCGGTCACAATGTTCTACTTCTTCGCCTCATTCCAAGCCGAACTGCCCTGGGCAAGATGCGACCCATCATGGGTGGACTGCAGTGATTCCTATGGGTCTAACGGATCTAGAAGCTCTTCGGAAATATACTTCAA GGATTTCGTGCTGCAGGAAAAGGACCAAATCGACGACGGCATTGGCTACCCTGAGTGGCGCCTTTCGCTATGTCTCCTCTTCTCCTGGATCACCATCTGCCTGGTCCTCATCAAGGGCGTGCAGAGCTCCGGAAAGGCAGCCTACTTCCTCGCACTCTTCCCCTACGTTGTGTTGATCATTCTTCTGATCAGGGGTGCTACCCTTCCAGGAGCTGTCAACGGAATTCTCTACTTCATCACTCCACAGTGGGAAAAACTCCTCGACCCTCAG GTGTGGTACGCAGCAGTGACCCAATGCTTCTTCTCACTATCAGTCTCATTCGGATGCCTGCAAATGTACTCCTCGTACAACAATTTTAGGCATAACGTCCACAG agATGCGGTTATTGTGACCACAATGGACACTTTCACAAGCTTGTTGGCCGGCTTCACAATCTTCGCCATTCTTGGAAATTTGGCCCACGAAAAAGGCGTGGACGTCTCGAATGTTGTGAGCAGTGGCTCAGGATTGGCGTTTATTTCTTACCCTGAAACCATTGCCAAATTTGAACACGTTCCTCAG TTGTTCTCGGTTCTCTTCTTCTTGATGTTGTACACCCTCGGCATTGGCAGCGCTATCTCACTAGTCGGGGCCGTCATCACCTCTTATTGCGACCAGTTCCCAGACCACAAGCGCTGGATAGTTACCCTGGTTGTGTGCATCGGTGGCTTCCTCGTTGGTCTCGTCTACGTCACACCG GGCGGACAATGGATTTTAGACTTGGTCGATCACTACTCTGGCGGCTTCATTATTTATATCCTTGCCCTCACTGAAGTCATCGGCATCGCTTGGATTTACG GATTGGAGAACTTCTGCCGTGATATCGAGTTCATGCTTGGAATCAAGGTCAGCTGGTACTGGAGATTGTGCTGGGGCGTCATTTCTCCTATTTTCCTGCTCGCAATTCTGCTATACAGTCTGGTTACAATGGAGTCGTTCAAGTACGGTGGCAAGGAATATCCCGCATCAGCTCAAG CATGCGGCTGGGCGCTGTTCGCGGTCGGAGTTTTGCAGATTCCTTTCTGGGCTGTGTGGACCGTTTGCAAATACTATAAGACTTCAATTCCTCAG GCAATCAAGAAAGCCTTCCACTACACAAAGAGGTGGGGTCCCAAGAGCGTCAAGTCCCACCAGGAGTGGGAATTGTTCAAAGAAGAGGAAAAGGACAAGTTCCGTAATGAAAGCACCTCTTACAAGGTTGCCCACGTTTTGCTTGGCGTTTACAGGCGAAGCCCCAGATCCGACACTTCCTAA
- the LOC135939099 gene encoding sodium-dependent nutrient amino acid transporter 1-like isoform X3, with translation MGKDKYDLRQVEMGNENPGFQTDLSDGRGVITTNGAKGSGEKPVVASKETVQEEDESERQQWANPIEFLLSCIAMSVGLGNVWRFPFTAFENGGGAFLIPYIIVLLIIGKPFYYMELALGQFSSYGPVRLWEVVPGLKGVGIGQMISTTGVFTYYCSIMAVTMFYFFASFQAELPWARCDPSWVDCSDSYGSNGSRSSSEIYFKDFVLQEKDQIDDGIGYPEWRLSLCLLFSWITICLVLIKGVQSSGKAAYFLALFPYVVLIILLIRGATLPGAVNGILYFITPQWEKLLDPQVWYSAVTQCFFSLGVAFGTLATYASYNQLRHNIYRDAVIVTTMDTFTSLLAGFTIFAILGNLAHEKGVDVSNVVSSGSGLAFISYPETIAKFEHVPQLFSVLFFLMLYTLGIGSAISLVGAVITSYCDQFPDHKRWIVTLVVCIGGFLVGLVYVTPGGQWILDLVDHYSGGFIIYILALTEVIGIAWIYGLENFCRDIEFMLGIKVSWYWRLCWGVISPIFLLAILLYSLVTMESFKYGGKEYPASAQACGWALFAVGVLQIPFWAVWTVCKYYKTSIPQAIKKAFHYTKRWGPKSVKSHQEWELFKEEEKDKFRNESTSYKVAHVLLGVYRRSPRSDTS, from the exons GAGGATGAATCGGAACGACAACAGTGGGCTAACCCGATCGAGTTCCTGCTTTCATGCATTGCAATGTCCGTTGGACTTGGAAATGTGTGGCGCTTCCCATTCACCGCCTTCGAAAACGGCGGAGGAGCCTTCCTCATACCCTATATCATAGTGCTGTTGATCATTGGCAAGCCGTTTTACTACATGGAACTCGCCCTTGGCCAGTTTTCCAGCTATGGCCCCGTCCGTCTTTGGGAAGTGGTGCCTGGATTAAAGG GTGTAGGAATTGGTCAAATGATTTCTACAACAGGCGTTTTCACATACTACTGCTCCATCATGGCGGTCACAATGTTCTACTTCTTCGCCTCATTCCAAGCCGAACTGCCCTGGGCAAGATGCGACCCATCATGGGTGGACTGCAGTGATTCCTATGGGTCTAACGGATCTAGAAGCTCTTCGGAAATATACTTCAA GGATTTCGTGCTGCAGGAAAAGGACCAAATCGACGACGGCATTGGCTACCCTGAGTGGCGCCTTTCGCTATGTCTCCTCTTCTCCTGGATCACCATCTGCCTGGTCCTCATCAAGGGCGTGCAGAGCTCCGGAAAGGCAGCCTACTTCCTCGCACTCTTCCCCTACGTTGTGTTGATCATTCTTCTGATCAGGGGTGCTACCCTTCCAGGAGCTGTCAACGGAATTCTCTACTTCATCACTCCACAGTGGGAAAAACTCCTCGACCCTCAG GTGTGGTACTCAGCTGTGACGCAGTGCTTCTTCTCGCTAGGGGTAGCATTTGGCACGCTGGCAACGTATGCATCCTACAATCAACTGCGACACAACATCTACAG agATGCGGTTATTGTGACCACAATGGACACTTTCACAAGCTTGTTGGCCGGCTTCACAATCTTCGCCATTCTTGGAAATTTGGCCCACGAAAAAGGCGTGGACGTCTCGAATGTTGTGAGCAGTGGCTCAGGATTGGCGTTTATTTCTTACCCTGAAACCATTGCCAAATTTGAACACGTTCCTCAG TTGTTCTCGGTTCTCTTCTTCTTGATGTTGTACACCCTCGGCATTGGCAGCGCTATCTCACTAGTCGGGGCCGTCATCACCTCTTATTGCGACCAGTTCCCAGACCACAAGCGCTGGATAGTTACCCTGGTTGTGTGCATCGGTGGCTTCCTCGTTGGTCTCGTCTACGTCACACCG GGCGGACAATGGATTTTAGACTTGGTCGATCACTACTCTGGCGGCTTCATTATTTATATCCTTGCCCTCACTGAAGTCATCGGCATCGCTTGGATTTACG GATTGGAGAACTTCTGCCGTGATATCGAGTTCATGCTTGGAATCAAGGTCAGCTGGTACTGGAGATTGTGCTGGGGCGTCATTTCTCCTATTTTCCTGCTCGCAATTCTGCTATACAGTCTGGTTACAATGGAGTCGTTCAAGTACGGTGGCAAGGAATATCCCGCATCAGCTCAAG CATGCGGCTGGGCGCTGTTCGCGGTCGGAGTTTTGCAGATTCCTTTCTGGGCTGTGTGGACCGTTTGCAAATACTATAAGACTTCAATTCCTCAG GCAATCAAGAAAGCCTTCCACTACACAAAGAGGTGGGGTCCCAAGAGCGTCAAGTCCCACCAGGAGTGGGAATTGTTCAAAGAAGAGGAAAAGGACAAGTTCCGTAATGAAAGCACCTCTTACAAGGTTGCCCACGTTTTGCTTGGCGTTTACAGGCGAAGCCCCAGATCCGACACTTCCTAA